In Solanum stenotomum isolate F172 chromosome 6, ASM1918654v1, whole genome shotgun sequence, one DNA window encodes the following:
- the LOC125867922 gene encoding glucan endo-1,3-beta-glucosidase-like, with the protein MEVSYKKITSPLLTFLFISSIFIQCLPYVSSLGVNYGTLGNNLPPPSQVAQFLKDKTIIDKIKIFDVNPDILKAFANTNISVTVTVPNGEIPKLLDIGYAKSYVEANIKPFYPQTKIDVIAVGNEILHWETPEVQNKLVGAMRTLYQALTQSGINTIKVSTPHSLGILLSSNPPSLAKFRPGWDVTILAPMLQFLRETKGPFMVNPYPYFGYNPEQVDFLLFKQNKGVFDKFSRRTYSNMFDVLLDAVFMSMKRLGYDDVDIVAAETGWPSFGESFEPQCTVDNAASYNGGLVRKIVSGIGSPLMPHRKIETYLFGLFNENTKPGSNAERNFGLFRPDFTPVYNIGIMKGQQLLPIPQPSKPLPQPALPQPQPRGPIPVAKPGPIVPAQPAPRLPAQPGPKPVGPIGKKFCMPKPQATDAQLQASLDWACTNQGVDCGPVQAGGPCFNPNTVRSHAAYVMNSYYQIKGKNDFNCDFSGSAAIVFADPSYGTCKYLS; encoded by the exons atggaggtGTCTTATAAGAAAATAACATCTCCATTATTAACTTTCTTGTTTATTTCATCTATCTTTATTCAATGTCTTCCTTATGTTTCTTCTTTAGGTGTTAACTATGGCACCCTTGGCAACAACCTACCTCCACCGTCCCAAGTCGCTCAATTCCTCAAAGACAAAACCATAATCGATAAAATCAAAATCTTCGATGTGAATCCAGACATCCTAAAGGCCTTTGCCAACACAAACATCTCAGTTACTGTCACCGTCCCCAATGGTGAAATCCCCAAATTGCTAGACATTGGTTATGCAAAAAGCTATGTTGAAGCAAACATCAAACCATTTTATCCACAAACAAAAATTGATGTAATTGCTGTTGGAAATGAAATCCTTCATTGGGAAACACCAGAAGTACAAAACAAATTAGTTGGTGCAATGAGAACACTTTATCAAGCACTAACACAATCTGGTATCAACACTATTAAAGTGTCAACACCACATTCTTTAGGAATTTTACTAAGTTCAAATCCACCAAGTCTAGCTAAATTTAGACCAGGTTGGGATGTAACTATCCTAGCACCAATGTTACAATTTTTACGCGAAACGAAAGGTCCTTTCATGGTTAACCCTTACCCATACTTTGGTTACAACCCTGAACAAGTTGATTTCCTATTGTTCAAACAAAACAAAGGCGTTTTCGACAAGTTTAGTAGAAGGACATACTCAAACATGTTTGATGTGTTGTTGGATGCTGTTTTTATGTCAATGAAAAGACTTGGTTATGatgatgttgatattgttgcTGCTGAAACAGGATGGCCATCATTTGGTGAAAGTTTTGAACCACAATGTACTGTGGATAATGCAGCATCATATAATGGTGGATTGgttagaaaaattgttagtggaatagggtcaccattgaTGCCACATAGAAAAATTGAGACATATTTGTTTGGTTTGTTTAATGAAAATACTAAACCAGGTTCTAATGCTGAGAGGAATTTTGGATTGTTTAGACCTGATTTTACTCCAGTTTATAATATTGGAATCATGAAAGGACAACAATTGTTGCCAATCCCACAACCATCAAag CCTCTTCCACAACCAGCATTGCCACAACCACAACCAAGAGGCCCAATTCCTGTGGCAAAGCCAGGCCCAATAGTCCCAGCCCAACCAGCCCCAAGACTTCCAGCCCAGCCAGGCCCAAAGCCTGTAGGCCCAATCGGGAAGAAATTTTGCATGCCCAAACCACAGGCTACAGATGCACAATTGCAGGCCAGTTTAGATTGGGCCTGCACTAATCAAGGTGTGGATTGTGGCCCAGTTCAAGCTGGAGGCCCATGTTTTAACCCAAATACTGTTAGGTCTCATGCAGCTTATGTTATGAATTCTTACTACCAAATCAAGGGCAAAAATGACTTTAACTGTGATTTTTCGGGTTCCGCTGCCATCGTCTTCGCTGATCCAA
- the LOC125867933 gene encoding DNA replication complex GINS protein PSF2: MASQSDNSVAFSAAELEFLAEDEMVEIVPNMRMEPLNLISGDFGPFRPQIAAQVPLWLAVALKKRGKCTIRPPEWMSVEKLTQVLEAERDSEKFQLLPFHYVEISRLLFDHAREDIPDIYMVRSLIEDIKDVRFHKIGTGLEIISKEVTYALRLKNLSAMEANIVRPFVTKALQTFHKLNTTEAIPESGSIPNRQRQAVNQRDKRVLKGR, from the exons ATGGCGAGCCAATCTGATAATTCCGTAGCATTTTCAGCAGCCGAG TTGGAGTTTCTAGCGGAAGATGAAATGGTTGAAATTGTGCCAAACATGAGAATGGAACCTCTCAATCTTATATCT GGAGATTTTGGACCTTTCCGTCCACAAATAGCGGCACAGGTGCCTCTGTGGCTAGCTGTGGctttgaagaaaagagggaAATGCACTATCAGACCACCTGAATGGATGTCCGTCG AAAAGTTAACCCAAGTTCTGGAGGCTGAAAGAGACTCTGAAAAGTTCCAATTGTTACCATTTCATTATGTTGAAATCTCAAGGCTTCTTTTTGATCA TGCCCGCGAGGATATTCCTGACATCTATATG GTGAGGTCTCTTATTGAAGATATTAAGGATGTGCGGTTTCACAAAATTGGAACTGGCTTGGAGATAATTTCAAAGGAGGTCACATATGCATTGAGG CTTAAAAATCTCTCAGCAATGGAAGCAAATATAGTACGCCCATTTGTTACCAAAGCTTTGCAGACATTTCATAAGCTAAATACTACGGAAGCAATACCAGAATCAGGCAGCATTCCAAACAGACAGCGCCAAGCTGTGAATCAGCGCGACAAG CGCGTACTGAAAGGTCGATGA
- the LOC125867117 gene encoding protein INVOLVED IN DE NOVO 2-like: protein MEHCSGENADITEWEIDDYKEKSYVKLKCGNQSFKISDVAYTCPYCPEKRGRHLFYEDLLQHASGIGKSTIRTARDRAKHLALAKYLESDVAGAVGPSNSSKELKSGSHSFRISDVAFACPYCPETTKRDFSYKDLLQHANGIGSCNSMKRTARDKANHLALFKHLENDVAGSTSSAKSYEELMSRNQPKISNRTFACPYCPETRERKFSYKDLLQHANGIGSSNSFKRTARDKANHLALVKHLENDVAGSASSSKSYQEWRSGSLKISNMAFACPYCPETRNRHFSYIDLFQHVNSVGTCNSITRTASDRAKHLALAKSLENDVAAGKLKSYEGLKSGNNTLKISDMTSVCAYRETRNGDSSYKDLLQQASGVGSSNSKKQTARDKGNHLAYAKYLESDVAGAVGASKSYEESASGKHSFNMSDRTYACAYCPETRNRDFSYNDLWQHALGVGSCDSKKRTATDKANHLSLSKHLQNFAKYSEDDVSSAANTSMPYERLKSGNHSFNNSDVAFACPYCPDTRNKDFSYKDLLQHAGGVGSCNSKKRTARDKANHLALAKYLSSDVAGGPGKSISYEELKSGNNSFSIPNGAYTFAYCPKKRKQDCLYKDLMLHVSEAGSCSSNKRTAKDITFTKSFGNDVAGASSPSKPDTLGNPQVDSLADHDLSEMFVWPWIGVVVNLPTEFKDGRYVGESGSNLKDQLIRKGFNPTRVRTLWNDLGYSGIALVEFKKDWFGFSNAISFEKAYEADDHGKKNWEANNDKKSDLYAWIARADDYQATNVVGEKLRKVGDLRTVSSIMEEESRKNCILVSSLTNAIEVKKLHIKVLEDKLRETIQSVEQLIVVNAKLRQANNEEIKKIQSSARDHFQQTFINHEKLKLQMETQKKELDLRHEELQKREAQNEIDRKKLSEEHEQNAILKTSLSAAVEEQRNVDEKVLKLAEELKKQKEELHKRIIRLEKQLNAKQASETEVERLRVIIKHIEEEGDQEVLENVDTLLKSLREKEEKYEDLVSLNQTLIVKERKSNDELQEALKELVNGLKELPRKGPIGVKRMGELDSRPFFEAVKRRYNEVEAEQIASELCSLWEEYLRDPEWHPIKVVAINGKHQAVIDDEDEKLKDLKKTYGEDVYKAVTTSLTEINVYNPSGGYIISKLWNYEAGEKATLQDGVTVLLNLWKKKMTLD from the exons ATGGAGCATTGTTCTGGAGAAAATGCTGATATAACTGAATGGGAGATTGACGACTATAAAGAAAAATCTTATGTAAAGCTGAAGTGTGGAAATCAATCTTTTAAGATATCAGATGTGGCTTACACTTGTCCCTATTGTCCAGAGAAAAGAGGGCGTCACCTTTTCTATGAAGATCTCTTGCAGCATGCAAGTGGAATAGGAAAGTCTACGATACGAACTGCAAGAGATAGGGCCAAGCATCTTGCATTGGCCAAGTACTTGGAAAGCGACGTAGCAGGTGCAGTTGGTCCATCAAACTCTAGTAAAGAGTTGAAGAGTGGAAGTCACTCTTTTAGGATATCAGATGTAGCTTTTGCTTGCCCCTATTGTCCGGAGACAACAAAAAGAGATTTTTCCTATAAGGATCTCTTGCAGCATGCAAATGGAATAGGAAGCTGCAACTCTATGAAGCGAACTGCAAGAGATAAGGCGAACCATCTTGCATTATTCAAACACTTGGAAAATGATGTAGCAGGTTCTACCAGTTCAGCAAAATCTTACGAAGAGTTGATGAGTAGAAATCAACCTAAGATATCAAATAGGACTTTTGCTTGTCCCTATTGTCCGGAGAcaagagaaagaaaattttcttataaGGATCTCTTGCAGCATGCAAATGGAATAGGAAGCTCCAACTCTTTCAAGCGAACTGCAAGAGATAAGGCAAACCATCTTGCATTAGTCAAGCACTTGGAAAATGATGTAGCAGGTTCTGCCAGTTCATCAAAATCCTATCAAGAGTGGAGGAGTGGTTCTCTTAAGATATCAAATATGGCTTTTGCTTGCCCCTACTGTCCAGAAACAAGAAACAGACATTTTTCGTACATAGATCTCTTTCAGCATGTAAATAGCGTAGGAACCTGTAACTCAATAACGCGAACTGCAAGTGATAGGGCCAAGCATCTTGCATTAGCCAAGTCCTTGGAAAATGATGTAGCAGCTGGTAAATTAAAATCTTATGAAGGGTTGAAGAGTGGAAATAACACTTTAAAGATATCAGATATGACTTCTGTTTGTGCCTATCGAGAGACGAGAAACGGAGATTCTTCGTACAAGGATCTGTTGCAGCAGGCAAGTGGAGTAGGAAGCAGTAACTCTAAGAAGCAAACTGCAAGGGATAAAGGCAACCATCTTGCATATGCCAAGTACTTGGAAAGTGATGTAGCAGGTGCTGTTGGTGCATCAAAATCTTATGAAGAGTCAGCAAGTGGAAAACACTCTTTTAACATGTCAGATAGGACTTATGCTTGTGCCTATTGTCCAGAGACGAGAAACAGAGATTTTTCGTACAATGATCTCTGGCAGCATGCACTTGGAGTAGGAAGCTGTGACTCTAAGAAACGAACTGCAACAGATAAGGCTAACCATCTTTCCTTGTCCAAGCACTTGCAAAATTTTGCCAAGTACTCGGAAGATGATGTATCGAGTGCTGCCAATACATCAATGCCTTATGAAAGATTGAAGAGTGGTAATCATTCCTTTAACAATTCAGATGTGGCTTTTGCTTGCCCTTATTGTCCAGATActagaaataaagatttttcataTAAGGATCTCTTGCAGCATGCTGGTGGAGTAGGAAGCTGTAACTCTAAGAAGCGAACTGCAAGAGATAAGGCCAATCATCTTGCATTGGCCAAGTACTTGTCAAGTGATGTTGCAGGTGGTCCTGGTAAATCAATATCTTATGAAGAGTTGAAGAGTGGAAATAACTCTTTCAGCATACCAAATGGGGCTTATACTTTTGCCTATTGtccaaagaaaagaaagcaagatTGTTTGTATAAGGATCTCATGCTGCATGTCAGTGAAGCAGGAAGCTGTAGCTCCAATAAGCGAACTGCAAAAGATATTACATTTACCAAGTCTTTCGGAAACGATGTAGCAGGTGCTTCTAGTCCATCAAAGCCTGATACTCTGGGTAATCCTCAGGTTGATTCTCTTGCAGATCACGATCTTTCGGAAATGTTTGTGTGGCCATGGATTGGGGTTGTTGTGAACCTTCCCACTGAATTTAAGGATGGTCGCTATGTAGGAGAAAGTGGTTCTAATCTGAAGGATCAGTTGATAAGGAAAGGTTTCAATCCAACACGAGTGCGCACTCTTTGGAATGACCTAGGCTATTCTGGAATTGCTCTTGTTGAATTCAAGAAAGATTGGTTTGGGTTCAGTAATGCCATATCATTTGAGAAGGCCTATGAGGCCGATGATCATGGGAAGAAGAATTGGGAAGCCAATAATGACAAAAAATCTGATTTGTATGCTTGGATAGCTCGAGCTGATGATTATCAGGCCACTAATGTTGTTGGTGAAAAGCTCCGCAAAGTTGGAGACCTTAGAACTGTTTCTAGTATCATGGAAGAAGAATCTCGCAAGAATTGTATACTTGTTTCTAGTTTAACCAATGCCATTGAAGTCAAGAAGTTGCACATAAAGGTGTTGGAGGACAAATTACGGGAGACTATCCAGTCTGTCGAACAGTTGATTGTGGTGAATGCTAAACTTCGTCAAGCAAACAATGAAG aaataaaaaagatcCAGTCAAGTGCGCGTGATCATTTCCAGCAGACATTTATTAATCATGAAAAGTTGAAGTTGCAAATGGAAACTCAAAAAAAGGAGCTTGATCTCCGACATGAAGAACTGCAGAAGCGTGAAGCCCAAAATGAAATTGACAGGAAAAAACTATCTGAAGAACATGAACAG AATGCTATCCTAAAAACATCCCTTAGTGCTGCGGTTGAAGAGCAAAGGAATGTTGATGAAAAAGTACTGAAATTGGCAGAAGAATTGAAG AAACAAAAGGAGGAACTCCATAAGAGAATTATTAGGCTTGAGAAACAACTCAATGCAAAACAAGCAAGTGAAACAGAAGTTGAGCGATTGCGAGTGATTATTAAGCACATTGAAGAGGAAGGCGATCAGGAAGTTCTGGAAAACGTTGACACACTGCTTAAAAGTTtaagagaaaaggaagaaaaatatgaagattTAGTGTCATTGAACCAAACCTTGATTGTGAAGGAGCGAAAGAGCAATGATGAGCTGCAGGAAGCCCTTAAAGAATTGGTTAAT GGCTTGAAGGAATTACCTAGAAAAGGTCCTATTGGTGTTAAGAGGATGGGAGAGCTCGACAGCAGGCCGTTCTTTGAAGCAGTGAAGAGGAGATATAATGAGGTAGAAGCTGAGCAGATAGCTTCTGAGTTGTGCTCGTTGTGGGAGGAGTACCTTAGAGACCCTGAGTGGCATCCCATTAAAGTTGTTGCCATAAATGGGAAACATCAG GCTGTAATAGACGATGAAGATGAAAAACTGAAAGACTTGAAGAAAACTTATGGTGAGGATGTGTATAAAGCTGTTACAACCTCTTTGACTGAGATTAATGTATACAACCCAAGTGGAGGATACATCATTTCGAAGTTGTGGAATTATGAAGCTGGTGAGAAAGCTACTCTGCAAGACGGAGTTACTGTGCTACTAAACCTctggaaaaagaaaatgacactCGACTGA
- the LOC125866976 gene encoding telomere repeat-binding protein 3: MVYKKKLDFGFNGFQVPVIPKAPRSVRRRRSCKKLDDDQICAFELLAAVAGKLLLESESSTSSNAAEGKNEIADGRDGIKSEEVEEGKAVKSECLDQGSCVESDYIPETAAQDQNLKHGFDKPHHAENNYFLEHTSTVIGSDADLKLENCKEVNIPDGKFHPKIEGGSSSLEVPCDGKIRTGIQKHLDDDSKQIEDVTVTNTCSVKNPIEECVNNSGLFNSDGSVQLPLYRDSVRSASFVKHRNSVKLGIRDDDENSFDCYRYSTKLRAFRTTSRLGYRRIRKMLKSRHWKAAPKLKEYERSYTNGGVESFYLSRKSVRARKRCQLEVPSKRRKLSNHGFAVAYYQEASSESVTNSPDKEIKRDINTSHAIPPRGTTDPAPVNNHHKKDPNVKFSIKSFKVPELYIEVPETATVGSLKRTVMEAVTAILESGLRVGVVLQGKKVRDDNRTLEQAGISQNGNLDNLGFTLEPRFTQVSPSSSPNKLLASSTYAADQELTRRRPSPILELGIHNASADPLETEMCKYNENNHPSELSPANPIDSSTDVSIPDSRALVIVPSVNAEALAMVPLNQKSKRSELSQRRIRRPFSVAEVEALVEAVEHLGTGRWRDVKMRAFDNADHRTYVDLKDKWKTLVHTASIAPQQRRGEPVPQELLDRVLAAHAYWSQQQGKHHAEPLKTPDAKAQKVGA; the protein is encoded by the exons ATGGTGTATAAGAAGAAGTTAGATTTTGGTTTCAATGGCTTTCAAGTTCCAGTTATACCTAAAGCTCCTAGATCAGTTAGA AGGAGACGTTCCTGTAAAAAATTGGATGATGATCAAATTTGTGCATTTGAATTATTGGCGGCTGTTGCCGGGAAGCTTTTACTGGAGAGCGAAAGCTCTACTTCCAGTAATGCAGCAGAAGGGAAAAATGAAATTGCTGATGGCAGGGATGGTATTAAAAGTGAAGAAGTGGAAGAAGGTAAAGCTGTGAAATCAGAGTGCCTCGACCAGGGGAGTTGTGTAGAAAGCGATTATATACCCGAAACTGCAGCCCAAGATCAGAATTTGAAACATGGTTTCGATAAACCTCATCAtgcagaaaataattatttcttggAGCATACTTCTACTGTTATAGGCTCTGACGCTGACTTGAAATTGGAAAACTGCAAGGAGGTCAATATACCTGATGGAAAATTCCACCCCAAAATTGAAGGTGGATCCTCTAGTCTTGAAGTTCCATGTGATGGTAAAATCAGGACAGGAATTCAAAAGCACTTAGATGATGACAGCAAGCAGATAGAGGACGTAACTGTGACTAACACTTGTAGTGTAAAGAATCCAATCGAAGAATGTGTTAATAACAGTGGTTTGTTTAACTCAGACGGTAGTGTACAGTTACCCTTGTACAGGGATTCGGTTCGTAGTGCTTCTTTTGTAAAGCACAGGAACAGTGTAAAGTTAGGTATTAGAGATGATGACGAAAATTCTTTTGACTGCTATAGATATAGCACCAAGTTAAGGGCCTTTAGGACGACATCACGACTTGGATACAGAAGAATAAGGAAGATGCTGAAATCTCGACACTGGAAAGCAGCTCCTAAGTTGAAGGAATATGAGCGATCTTACACAA ATGGTGGAGTGGAGTCCTTTTACCTCAGTAGGAAAAGTGTACGTGCACGCAAGAGATGCCAACTTGAAGTTCCTTCCAAGAGACGGAAATTGAGCAACCATGGCTTTGCTGTTGCATATTACCAGGAGGCCAGTAGTGAAAGCGTGACAAATTCACCTGACAAGGAAATCAAACGAGACATTAATACCTCCCATGCCATCCCACCGAGAG GAACTACTGATCCAGCTCCAGTTAACAATCATCACAAGAAGGACCCTAATG TAAAATTTAGCATCAAGTCCTTCAAGGTGCCAGAGCTTTACATAGAGGTTCCTGAAACTGCAACAGTTGGCTCGCTGAAG AGAACGGTTATGGAGGCAGTTACCGCTATACTGGAAAGTGGATTACGGGTTGGGGTGGTTCTCCAGGGAAAGAAGGTCAGAGATGACAATAGAACACTGGAGCAGGCTGGCATTTCCCAGAACGGCAACCTCGATAATTTGGGTTTCACTTTGGAGCCTAGATTCACCCAAGTTTCTCCATCATCATCTCCTAATAAACTTCTTGCTTCATCAACATATGCTGCAGATCAGGAACTAACAAG GCGGCGACCTAGTCCTATATTGGAATTGGGGATTCACAACGCTTCAGCAGACCCTCTAGAGACTGAGATGTGCAAGTACAACGAGAATAACCATCCATCAGAGCTATCTCCTGCAAATCCTATTGATTCATCAACTGATGTATCTATTCCAGATTCTAGAGCCTTGGTGATAGTTCCTTCAGTTAATGCAGAGGCACTTGCTATGGTTCCGCTGAACCAAAAAAGTAAACGTTCTGAACTTTCACAACGTAGAATACGGAGACCATTCTCAGTTGCAGAAGTAGAAGCGCTAGTTGAAGCTGTGGAGCATCTTGGAACTGGAAG GTGGCGTGATGTTAAAATGCGGGCTTTTGATAATGCTGATCACCGAACTTATGTTGACTTGAAG GATAAATGGAAGACATTAGTACATACAGCAAGCATTGCCCCGCAACAACGAAGAGGCGAGCCTGTTCCCCAGGAACTTCTGGACAGAGTCTTAGCTGCCCATGCCTACTGGTCTCAACAACAGGGGAAACATCATGCTGAGCCTCTGAAAACTCCAGATGCAAAAGCACAGAAAGTTGGCGCTTGA